One genomic window of Microbacterium sp. BH-3-3-3 includes the following:
- the tig gene encoding trigger factor, which produces MVNSTVEKLSPTRVKLHITVSPDELKPSIAHAYEHIARDVQIPGFRKGKVPAPIIDQRMGRGAVIEHAVNEGLDGFYRAAVDDQELRVIGRPNAEIIELPELKDFSGDLVIDVEVDVRPEFDLPAYDTLTVTVDAVEADEAGIDAELDRLRARFGTLVTVDRPATTGDFVELDLVATIDGAEIDRAEGVSYEVGSGELLEGIDEAIESLTADEQTTFRSKLVGGDHAGEEAEVAVTITAVKERELPDADDDFAQMASEFDTLAELRESLSERVSQQAVFTQGSAARDKFIEALLEAVDIPVPPALIEDEVHTHLEGENRLEDDEHRAEVTEASEKQFRTQMVLDKIAEDANVQVSQDELTQYLIQSAAQYNMAPQDFVNALQQGNQLPALVGEVARNKALAIALGKVSVVDTNGKAVDLTGFVAVEGEEPTEGDDEVVEEAQEIADAAADADAIVEAEEAPVEEAPKKAPAKKRAPAKKKADDKAAESE; this is translated from the coding sequence TCGCGCGCGACGTGCAGATCCCCGGCTTCCGCAAGGGCAAGGTCCCCGCCCCGATCATCGATCAGCGCATGGGCCGCGGCGCGGTCATCGAGCACGCCGTCAACGAGGGCCTCGACGGTTTCTACCGCGCGGCCGTCGACGACCAGGAACTGCGCGTCATCGGTCGCCCCAACGCCGAGATCATCGAGCTCCCCGAGCTCAAGGATTTCTCCGGTGACCTGGTCATCGACGTCGAGGTCGACGTGCGCCCCGAGTTCGACCTCCCCGCCTACGACACCCTCACGGTGACCGTCGACGCGGTCGAGGCCGATGAGGCCGGCATCGACGCCGAGCTCGACCGCCTGCGTGCGCGCTTCGGCACGCTCGTCACCGTCGACCGCCCCGCGACCACCGGTGACTTCGTCGAGCTCGACCTGGTCGCCACCATCGACGGCGCCGAGATCGACCGCGCCGAGGGCGTCTCGTACGAGGTCGGCTCGGGCGAGCTGCTTGAGGGCATCGACGAGGCCATCGAATCGCTCACCGCCGACGAGCAGACCACGTTCCGCTCGAAGCTGGTCGGCGGAGACCACGCGGGCGAAGAGGCCGAGGTCGCGGTGACCATCACCGCCGTCAAGGAGCGCGAGCTCCCCGACGCCGACGACGATTTCGCGCAGATGGCGTCGGAGTTCGACACGCTCGCGGAGCTCCGCGAGTCGCTGAGCGAGCGCGTGTCGCAGCAGGCCGTGTTCACGCAGGGCTCCGCCGCGCGTGACAAGTTCATCGAGGCCCTGCTCGAGGCCGTCGACATCCCGGTTCCGCCGGCGCTCATCGAAGACGAGGTGCACACGCACCTCGAGGGCGAGAACCGCCTCGAAGACGACGAGCACCGCGCCGAGGTCACCGAGGCGAGCGAGAAGCAGTTCCGCACGCAGATGGTGCTCGACAAGATCGCCGAAGACGCCAACGTGCAGGTGTCGCAGGACGAGCTCACGCAGTACCTGATCCAGTCGGCCGCGCAGTACAACATGGCGCCGCAGGACTTCGTCAACGCGCTCCAGCAGGGCAACCAGCTGCCCGCGCTCGTCGGTGAGGTCGCCCGCAACAAGGCCCTCGCGATCGCGCTCGGCAAGGTGTCCGTCGTCGACACCAACGGCAAGGCCGTCGACCTGACCGGCTTCGTCGCCGTCGAGGGCGAAGAGCCCACCGAGGGTGACGACGAGGTCGTCGAAGAGGCTCAGGAGATCGCCGACGCCGCCGCCGACGCCGACGCCATCGTCGAGGCCGAGGAGGCTCCCGTCGAGGAGGCTCCGAAGAAGGCTCCCGCCAAGAAGCGCGCGCCCGCCAAGAAGAAGGCAGACGACAAGGCCGCCGAGAGCGAGTAA
- a CDS encoding tetratricopeptide repeat protein, translated as MDDWQNRVDAVWADETLEPTAVIARIDELAAERPDDDAVALFERAGARDSAGVENEAEVLYRRALALGLDDERRTRATIQLASTIRNLGKTEEALALLRAEYGREPRGPLHDAAAAFYALALVSTGAPEQAASIALRALAPHLPRYTRSVTGYAQEIADESR; from the coding sequence ATGGACGACTGGCAGAACCGCGTGGATGCCGTGTGGGCAGACGAGACGCTCGAACCCACGGCGGTGATCGCACGCATCGACGAGCTGGCCGCGGAGCGGCCCGACGACGACGCCGTCGCGCTGTTCGAGCGGGCCGGCGCACGGGACTCCGCGGGCGTCGAGAACGAGGCGGAGGTGCTCTACCGCCGCGCGCTCGCCCTCGGCCTCGACGACGAGCGACGCACCCGCGCCACCATCCAGCTGGCGAGCACGATCCGCAACCTCGGCAAGACCGAGGAGGCCCTGGCACTGCTCCGCGCCGAGTACGGGCGCGAACCGCGCGGACCGCTGCACGATGCCGCTGCGGCGTTCTACGCCCTCGCGCTGGTGTCGACCGGTGCGCCCGAGCAGGCGGCATCCATCGCCCTCCGGGCCCTCGCGCCGCACCTGCCGCGCTATACCCGCTCGGTGACCGGGTATGCGCAAGAAATCGCCGACGAATCCCGCTGA
- a CDS encoding ATP-dependent Clp protease proteolytic subunit, with the protein MPEPLMATSVFDRLLKDRIIWLGSEVRDDNANEICAKILLLAAEDSQKDIYLYINSPGGSITAGMAIYDTMQFVPNDIVTVGIGMAASMGQLLLTSGTKGKRYITPNARVLLHQPHGGFGGTSSDIQTQAQLILDMKRRLAEITAAQTGKSVEQINADGDRDRWFSAAEALEYGFVDHMREHATDVTGGGGTAA; encoded by the coding sequence ATGCCCGAACCCCTTATGGCAACGAGCGTCTTCGACAGGCTGCTGAAGGACCGCATCATCTGGCTCGGTTCCGAGGTGCGCGACGATAACGCCAACGAGATCTGCGCCAAGATCCTGCTGCTGGCCGCAGAGGACTCGCAGAAGGACATCTACCTCTACATCAACTCGCCCGGCGGCTCCATCACCGCCGGCATGGCCATCTACGACACGATGCAGTTCGTCCCGAACGACATCGTGACCGTCGGTATCGGCATGGCGGCGTCGATGGGTCAGCTGCTGCTGACCAGCGGCACCAAGGGCAAGCGCTACATCACGCCCAACGCGCGCGTTCTGCTGCACCAGCCGCACGGCGGCTTCGGCGGAACGTCGAGCGACATCCAGACGCAGGCGCAGCTCATCCTCGACATGAAGCGTCGTCTGGCAGAGATCACCGCCGCGCAGACGGGCAAGAGCGTCGAGCAGATCAACGCCGACGGCGACCGCGACCGCTGGTTCAGCGCCGCCGAGGCTCTCGAGTACGGCTTCGTCGACCACATGCGCGAGCACGCCACCGACGTCACCGGCGGCGGCGGGACCGCGGCCTGA
- a CDS encoding ATP-dependent Clp protease proteolytic subunit, giving the protein MNIPTFGGAASHMPSSRYVLPQFEERTAYGYKRQDPYNKLFEDRVIFLGVQVDDASADDVMAQLLVLESQDPDRDIIMYINSPGGSFTAMTAIYDTMQYVSPQIQTVVLGQAASAASVLLAAGAPGKRLALPNARILIHQPAMGEAGHGQASDIEIQAQEILRMRTWLEHTMAHHTGQDVAKINKDIDRDKILSAQEALEYGLVDQVLTTRKRMPAALTA; this is encoded by the coding sequence ATGAACATCCCCACTTTCGGCGGCGCAGCGTCACACATGCCCAGCAGCCGCTACGTTCTTCCTCAGTTCGAGGAGCGCACGGCCTACGGCTACAAGCGCCAGGACCCGTACAACAAGCTGTTCGAAGACCGCGTGATCTTCCTCGGCGTGCAGGTCGACGACGCGTCGGCCGACGACGTGATGGCCCAGCTTCTCGTTCTCGAGTCGCAGGACCCCGACCGCGACATCATCATGTACATCAACTCGCCCGGTGGCTCGTTCACGGCCATGACGGCGATCTACGACACGATGCAGTACGTCTCGCCGCAGATCCAGACCGTCGTGCTCGGTCAGGCCGCATCGGCAGCCTCGGTGCTGCTGGCCGCCGGTGCCCCGGGCAAGCGCCTGGCGCTGCCGAACGCCCGCATCCTGATCCACCAGCCCGCCATGGGCGAAGCGGGTCACGGGCAGGCGTCCGACATCGAGATCCAGGCGCAGGAGATCCTGCGCATGCGCACCTGGCTCGAGCACACGATGGCTCACCACACGGGCCAGGACGTCGCGAAGATCAACAAGGACATCGACCGCGACAAGATCCTGTCGGCGCAGGAGGCCCTCGAGTACGGCCTCGTCGACCAGGTGCTGACCACGCGCAAGCGCATGCCCGCGGCTCTCACCGCCTGA